A genomic stretch from Neodiprion fabricii isolate iyNeoFabr1 chromosome 3, iyNeoFabr1.1, whole genome shotgun sequence includes:
- the LOC124177650 gene encoding SAFB-like transcription modulator isoform X3, which produces MAETEGKKLVELRVIDLKTELERRGLDKTGNKAALLERLSKAITEEGGKPDEYLIVPSGGPNKVIPRKNSVTGIPGQEESLEGSDNRKDESLENQANSEMKIKEETSPPSSEEISENVVKKEVKKEQEEDKVNEGVKAVDIKKEDIKKEDIKMEDMKKVVTKKEDIENEEVKKEEPKEEIENEADEDQNDKNDVDNTVKTESSPPPVLSNPTAVEANGIDNEDSINLTIGEDEENLLAEETETHDRRKDGGEKRTEENKKGDSKGSGRTEGGAGKEGAASANGLKSKQGDGGEGGSKSTDSTAKGQKRDDKDKKTSPSSSINASSRNLWVSGLSSTTRATDLKQVFSKYGKVIGAKVVTNARTPGARCYGYVTMSTSEDAAKCIQHLHRTELHGRVISVEKAKGDSQQSHMRKRDSNSVKSDKKDDKEKSSKENSEICEKNDNKDVKKDSEEKTVDPTAKKAEEKSDATEEKKSDAAEKKDEPVKDSDARSTKSTSKKPESERGKRSSDKRVRSWEHHRSHTRSRSRERRRRDDEERERQRLRERERILREEERRRREDMERQREIERRQREEAARLEREREKLRRERERIEQEKAELLRLERERQKLEREKLERERLELKRQQMRLEESRRPPPPPSIKRTSSDRRDPRDLYPEPERKRITTEHSRRHSPQRVSDRRTEILERVSDRRLDPSPPSRYESNSRSTQDLGLKKDFKRSSEFPSRSSRPDVFPEVTRGREVIVRRETIPAPSSSIDPRQVNKDRYERTTSTTYGREREVRRSETESHRSTRDGHTRYTESTKPPGSTAPRESRYAESSRSAAGWHAGPPSTKSFNSVPSSGPRDPRNEISGWSSRSSENVNRWSSSGSISSTMRHPGPPLYQGGGPMPSMTLAPPGTGPSYDRFDPYKSSMPSMRKY; this is translated from the exons ATGGCCGAAACAGAGGGGAAAAAGTTGGTCGAGCTACGCGTGATCGATCTGAAAACCGAGCTGGAGAGACGCGGGCTTGACAAGACCGGCAATAAAGCTGCTCTTCTCGAACGCTTGTCGAAG GCGATCACAGAGGAAGGAGGCAAACCTGACGAGTATTTAATTGTACCGAGTGGTGGACCTAACAAGGTTATACCAAGAAAAAACAGTG TAACCGGCATACCTGGCCAAGAAGAATCTTTGGAAGGGTCTGATAATCGAAAAGATGAAAGTTTGGAAAATCAAGCAAACTCAGAAATGAAGATCAAAGAAGAGACGTCACCCCCATCTAGTGAAGAAATCTCTGAGAACGTAGTCAAGAAGGAAGTTAAGAAG GAACAAGAAGAAGACAAGGTGAATGAAGGAGTCAAGGCTGTGGATATTAAGAAGGAAGATATCAAAAAAGAGGATATCAAGATGGAGGACATGAAGAAAGTGGTTACTAAGAAAgaagatattgaaaatgaagAGGTCAAAAAAGAAGAGCCAAAAGAAGAAATCGAAAACGAAGCAGATGAGGATCAGAACGATAAAAATGATGTCGATAACACTGTTAAGACTGAATCAAGCCCACCACCAGTTCTGTCCAATCCTACCGCTGTCGAAGCAAACGGAATTGATAACGAGGACTCGATTAATCTGACAATTGGCGAAGACGAAGAGAATCTCCTTGCCGAAGAG ACGGAAACTCACGACAGGCGCAAGG ATGGAGGTGAGAAGAGAACCGAAGAGAACAAGAAGGGAGACTCTAAAGGGAGTGGCAGAACAGAAGGTGGAGCCGGCAAGGAAGGTGCAGCCAGTGCCAACGGGCTCAAGAGCAAGCAGGGAGACGGAGGCGAAGGAGGAAGCAAGAG TACTGATTCTACAGCCAAGGGTCAGAAAAGGGACGACAAAG ACAAGAAGACATCACCCTCTAGTTCAATCAACGCCAGCAGTAGGAACTTGTGGGTCTCCGGATTATCGTCTACTACTCGTGCCACAGACTTGAAGCAAGTATTTTCTAAGTATGGAAAAGTTATTGGAGCTAAAGTCGTTACTAATGCGAGGACTCCTGGAGCTCGTTGTTACGGCTATGTTACCATGTCCACTAGCGAAGACGCGGCTAAATGTATTCAACATTTACACAGGACGGAGCTTCACGGCCGCGTCATTTCCGTTGAGAAG GCAAAGGGGGACTCGCAACAAAGCCATATGCGGAAACGGGACTCCAACAGCGTCAAGTCCGATAAGAAAGACGACAAGGAGAAATCATCGAaggaaaattctgaaatctGTGAGAAGAATGACAATAAGGACGTTAAAAAAGATTCCGAGGAGAAAACTGTTGATCCAA CTGCCAAGAAGGCAGAGGAAAAGTCAGACGCCacagaggaaaagaaaagcgATGCGGCAGAGAAAAAGGATGAACCTGTCAAGGACTCGGACGCTCGTTCGACCAAATCTACAAGCAAGAAGccagagagcgagagagggaaGCGCAGCAGTGACAAACGCGTTCGGTCTTGGGAACATCATAGATCTCATACACGCTCCCGGAGCAGGGAGCGACGCAGGCGCGACGAT GAAGAACGGGAACGTCAGAGGTtgcgagagagggagagaataTTACGCGAGGAGGAACGGAGGCGACGAGAGGATATGGAAAGGCAGCGGGAGATCGAGCGTAGGCAGAGAGAAGAGGCTGCACGGCTCGAAAGAGAGCGTGAAAAGCTACgcagggagagagagaggatcgAGCAAGAGAAGGCGGAGCTGCTTAGATTGGAAAGAGAGCGGCAAAAGTTGGAAAGGGAAAAACTGGAGCGTGAACGACTGGAACTGAAGAGGCAGCAGATGCGGTTAGAAGAGAGCCGAAGACCTCCGCCGCCACCTTCTATCAAAAGAACATCGAGCGATAGAAGGGATCCGAGAGACCTGTACCCGGAACCGGAACGAAAACGCATCACTACCGAACACAGCCGACGTCACAGCCCCCAGAGAGTTTCCGACAGACGCACAGAGATCTTGGAAAGAGTCTCAGATAGACGATTAGATCCCTCGCCGCCTTCTAGATACGAATCGaacag TAGATCAACTCAGGATCTAGGGTTGAAGAAGGATTTTAAGAGAAGTAGCGAGTTCCCGTCCCGCAGTAGCAGGCCAGACGTATTCCCTGAGGTAACGAGAGGGAGGGAAGTAATCGTGCGACGTGAAACGATTCCTGCTCCGTCATCATCCATTGATCCTCGACAAGTGAATAAAGACAG GTATGAAAGAACTACGTCGACCACGTACGGCAGAGAGCGAGAGGTTCGAAGGTCTGAAACAGAATCCCATCGAAGTACCCGGGACGGTCACACACGCTACACCGAGAGTACAAAACCGCCCGGATCCACCGCTCCTC GTGAGAGTCGGTATGCAGAAAGTAGTCGATCTGCTGCCGGATGGCACGCAGGACCCCCGTCGACTAAGTCTTTTAATTCTGTACCAAGCAGTGGACCTCGCGATCCTCGTAACGAAATATCAGGTTGGAGTAGCCGTTCTTCGGAAAATGTAAACAG ATGGAGCAGCTCCGGAAGCATCAGCAGCACGATGCGACACCCAGGTCCGCCTCTCTACCAGGGTGGCGGGCCAATGCCGTCAATGACTTTGGCTCCCCCAGGAACAGGTCCATCCTACGATAGATTTGATCCCTACAAATCGTCGATGCCAAGCATgcgaaaatattaa
- the LOC124177650 gene encoding SAFB-like transcription modulator isoform X5, translating into MAETEGKKLVELRVIDLKTELERRGLDKTGNKAALLERLSKAITEEGGKPDEYLIVPSGGPNKVIPRKNSVTGIPGQEESLEGSDNRKDESLENQANSEMKIKEETSPPSSEEISENVVKKEVKKEQEEDKVNEGVKAVDIKKEDIKKEDIKMEDMKKVVTKKEDIENEEVKKEEPKEEIENEADEDQNDKNDVDNTVKTESSPPPVLSNPTAVEANGIDNEDSINLTIGEDEENLLAEETETHDRRKDGGEKRTEENKKGDSKGSGRTEGGAGKEGAASANGLKSKQGDGGEGGSKSTDSTAKGQKRDDKDKKTSPSSSINASSRNLWVSGLSSTTRATDLKTELHGRVISVEKAKGDSQQSHMRKRDSNSVKSDKKDDKEKSSKENSEICEKNDNKDVKKDSEEKTVDPTAKKAEEKSDATEEKKSDAAEKKDEPVKDSDARSTKSTSKKPESERGKRSSDKRVRSWEHHRSHTRSRSRERRRRDDVLTFAKIREERERQRLRERERILREEERRRREDMERQREIERRQREEAARLEREREKLRRERERIEQEKAELLRLERERQKLEREKLERERLELKRQQMRLEESRRPPPPPSIKRTSSDRRDPRDLYPEPERKRITTEHSRRHSPQRVSDRRTEILERVSDRRLDPSPPSRYESNSRSTQDLGLKKDFKRSSEFPSRSSRPDVFPEVTRGREVIVRRETIPAPSSSIDPRQVNKDRYERTTSTTYGREREVRRSETESHRSTRDGHTRYTESTKPPGSTAPRESRYAESSRSAAGWHAGPPSTKSFNSVPSSGPRDPRNEISGWSSRSSENVNRWSSSGSISSTMRHPGPPLYQGGGPMPSMTLAPPGTGPSYDRFDPYKSSMPSMRKY; encoded by the exons ATGGCCGAAACAGAGGGGAAAAAGTTGGTCGAGCTACGCGTGATCGATCTGAAAACCGAGCTGGAGAGACGCGGGCTTGACAAGACCGGCAATAAAGCTGCTCTTCTCGAACGCTTGTCGAAG GCGATCACAGAGGAAGGAGGCAAACCTGACGAGTATTTAATTGTACCGAGTGGTGGACCTAACAAGGTTATACCAAGAAAAAACAGTG TAACCGGCATACCTGGCCAAGAAGAATCTTTGGAAGGGTCTGATAATCGAAAAGATGAAAGTTTGGAAAATCAAGCAAACTCAGAAATGAAGATCAAAGAAGAGACGTCACCCCCATCTAGTGAAGAAATCTCTGAGAACGTAGTCAAGAAGGAAGTTAAGAAG GAACAAGAAGAAGACAAGGTGAATGAAGGAGTCAAGGCTGTGGATATTAAGAAGGAAGATATCAAAAAAGAGGATATCAAGATGGAGGACATGAAGAAAGTGGTTACTAAGAAAgaagatattgaaaatgaagAGGTCAAAAAAGAAGAGCCAAAAGAAGAAATCGAAAACGAAGCAGATGAGGATCAGAACGATAAAAATGATGTCGATAACACTGTTAAGACTGAATCAAGCCCACCACCAGTTCTGTCCAATCCTACCGCTGTCGAAGCAAACGGAATTGATAACGAGGACTCGATTAATCTGACAATTGGCGAAGACGAAGAGAATCTCCTTGCCGAAGAG ACGGAAACTCACGACAGGCGCAAGG ATGGAGGTGAGAAGAGAACCGAAGAGAACAAGAAGGGAGACTCTAAAGGGAGTGGCAGAACAGAAGGTGGAGCCGGCAAGGAAGGTGCAGCCAGTGCCAACGGGCTCAAGAGCAAGCAGGGAGACGGAGGCGAAGGAGGAAGCAAGAG TACTGATTCTACAGCCAAGGGTCAGAAAAGGGACGACAAAG ACAAGAAGACATCACCCTCTAGTTCAATCAACGCCAGCAGTAGGAACTTGTGGGTCTCCGGATTATCGTCTACTACTCGTGCCACAGACTTGAA GACGGAGCTTCACGGCCGCGTCATTTCCGTTGAGAAG GCAAAGGGGGACTCGCAACAAAGCCATATGCGGAAACGGGACTCCAACAGCGTCAAGTCCGATAAGAAAGACGACAAGGAGAAATCATCGAaggaaaattctgaaatctGTGAGAAGAATGACAATAAGGACGTTAAAAAAGATTCCGAGGAGAAAACTGTTGATCCAA CTGCCAAGAAGGCAGAGGAAAAGTCAGACGCCacagaggaaaagaaaagcgATGCGGCAGAGAAAAAGGATGAACCTGTCAAGGACTCGGACGCTCGTTCGACCAAATCTACAAGCAAGAAGccagagagcgagagagggaaGCGCAGCAGTGACAAACGCGTTCGGTCTTGGGAACATCATAGATCTCATACACGCTCCCGGAGCAGGGAGCGACGCAGGCGCGACGATGTACTAACATTTGCTAAGATTCGG GAAGAACGGGAACGTCAGAGGTtgcgagagagggagagaataTTACGCGAGGAGGAACGGAGGCGACGAGAGGATATGGAAAGGCAGCGGGAGATCGAGCGTAGGCAGAGAGAAGAGGCTGCACGGCTCGAAAGAGAGCGTGAAAAGCTACgcagggagagagagaggatcgAGCAAGAGAAGGCGGAGCTGCTTAGATTGGAAAGAGAGCGGCAAAAGTTGGAAAGGGAAAAACTGGAGCGTGAACGACTGGAACTGAAGAGGCAGCAGATGCGGTTAGAAGAGAGCCGAAGACCTCCGCCGCCACCTTCTATCAAAAGAACATCGAGCGATAGAAGGGATCCGAGAGACCTGTACCCGGAACCGGAACGAAAACGCATCACTACCGAACACAGCCGACGTCACAGCCCCCAGAGAGTTTCCGACAGACGCACAGAGATCTTGGAAAGAGTCTCAGATAGACGATTAGATCCCTCGCCGCCTTCTAGATACGAATCGaacag TAGATCAACTCAGGATCTAGGGTTGAAGAAGGATTTTAAGAGAAGTAGCGAGTTCCCGTCCCGCAGTAGCAGGCCAGACGTATTCCCTGAGGTAACGAGAGGGAGGGAAGTAATCGTGCGACGTGAAACGATTCCTGCTCCGTCATCATCCATTGATCCTCGACAAGTGAATAAAGACAG GTATGAAAGAACTACGTCGACCACGTACGGCAGAGAGCGAGAGGTTCGAAGGTCTGAAACAGAATCCCATCGAAGTACCCGGGACGGTCACACACGCTACACCGAGAGTACAAAACCGCCCGGATCCACCGCTCCTC GTGAGAGTCGGTATGCAGAAAGTAGTCGATCTGCTGCCGGATGGCACGCAGGACCCCCGTCGACTAAGTCTTTTAATTCTGTACCAAGCAGTGGACCTCGCGATCCTCGTAACGAAATATCAGGTTGGAGTAGCCGTTCTTCGGAAAATGTAAACAG ATGGAGCAGCTCCGGAAGCATCAGCAGCACGATGCGACACCCAGGTCCGCCTCTCTACCAGGGTGGCGGGCCAATGCCGTCAATGACTTTGGCTCCCCCAGGAACAGGTCCATCCTACGATAGATTTGATCCCTACAAATCGTCGATGCCAAGCATgcgaaaatattaa
- the LOC124177650 gene encoding SAFB-like transcription modulator isoform X7 gives MAETEGKKLVELRVIDLKTELERRGLDKTGNKAALLERLSKAITEEGGKPDEYLIVPSGGPNKVIPRKNSVTGIPGQEESLEGSDNRKDESLENQANSEMKIKEETSPPSSEEISENVVKKEVKKEQEEDKVNEGVKAVDIKKEDIKKEDIKMEDMKKVVTKKEDIENEEVKKEEPKEEIENEADEDQNDKNDVDNTVKTESSPPPVLSNPTAVEANGIDNEDSINLTIGEDEENLLAEETETHDRRKDGGEKRTEENKKGDSKGSGRTEGGAGKEGAASANGLKSKQGDGGEGGSKSTDSTAKGQKRDDKDKKTSPSSSINASSRNLWVSGLSSTTRATDLKQVFSKYGKVIGAKVVTNARTPGARCYGYVTMSTSEDAAKCIQHLHRTELHGRVISVEKAKGDSQQSHMRKRDSNSVKSDKKDDKEKSSKENSEICEKNDNKDVKKDSEEKTVDPTAKKAEEKSDATEEKKSDAAEKKDEPVKDSDARSTKSTSKKPESERGKRSSDKRVRSWEHHRSHTRSRSRERRRRDDVLTFAKIREERERQRLRERERILREEERRRREDMERQREIERRQREEAARLEREREKLRRERERIEQEKAELLRLERERQKLEREKLERERLELKRQQMRLEESRRPPPPPSIKRTSSDRRDPRDLYPEPERKRITTEHSRRHSPQRVSDRRTEILERVSDRRLDPSPPSRYESNSRSTQDLGLKKDFKRSSEFPSRSSRPDVFPEVTRGREVIVRRETIPAPSSSIDPRQVNKDRYERTTSTTYGREREVRRSETESHRSTRDGHTRYTESTKPPGSTAPRYILRNSPPYKKSHHKIILNRR, from the exons ATGGCCGAAACAGAGGGGAAAAAGTTGGTCGAGCTACGCGTGATCGATCTGAAAACCGAGCTGGAGAGACGCGGGCTTGACAAGACCGGCAATAAAGCTGCTCTTCTCGAACGCTTGTCGAAG GCGATCACAGAGGAAGGAGGCAAACCTGACGAGTATTTAATTGTACCGAGTGGTGGACCTAACAAGGTTATACCAAGAAAAAACAGTG TAACCGGCATACCTGGCCAAGAAGAATCTTTGGAAGGGTCTGATAATCGAAAAGATGAAAGTTTGGAAAATCAAGCAAACTCAGAAATGAAGATCAAAGAAGAGACGTCACCCCCATCTAGTGAAGAAATCTCTGAGAACGTAGTCAAGAAGGAAGTTAAGAAG GAACAAGAAGAAGACAAGGTGAATGAAGGAGTCAAGGCTGTGGATATTAAGAAGGAAGATATCAAAAAAGAGGATATCAAGATGGAGGACATGAAGAAAGTGGTTACTAAGAAAgaagatattgaaaatgaagAGGTCAAAAAAGAAGAGCCAAAAGAAGAAATCGAAAACGAAGCAGATGAGGATCAGAACGATAAAAATGATGTCGATAACACTGTTAAGACTGAATCAAGCCCACCACCAGTTCTGTCCAATCCTACCGCTGTCGAAGCAAACGGAATTGATAACGAGGACTCGATTAATCTGACAATTGGCGAAGACGAAGAGAATCTCCTTGCCGAAGAG ACGGAAACTCACGACAGGCGCAAGG ATGGAGGTGAGAAGAGAACCGAAGAGAACAAGAAGGGAGACTCTAAAGGGAGTGGCAGAACAGAAGGTGGAGCCGGCAAGGAAGGTGCAGCCAGTGCCAACGGGCTCAAGAGCAAGCAGGGAGACGGAGGCGAAGGAGGAAGCAAGAG TACTGATTCTACAGCCAAGGGTCAGAAAAGGGACGACAAAG ACAAGAAGACATCACCCTCTAGTTCAATCAACGCCAGCAGTAGGAACTTGTGGGTCTCCGGATTATCGTCTACTACTCGTGCCACAGACTTGAAGCAAGTATTTTCTAAGTATGGAAAAGTTATTGGAGCTAAAGTCGTTACTAATGCGAGGACTCCTGGAGCTCGTTGTTACGGCTATGTTACCATGTCCACTAGCGAAGACGCGGCTAAATGTATTCAACATTTACACAGGACGGAGCTTCACGGCCGCGTCATTTCCGTTGAGAAG GCAAAGGGGGACTCGCAACAAAGCCATATGCGGAAACGGGACTCCAACAGCGTCAAGTCCGATAAGAAAGACGACAAGGAGAAATCATCGAaggaaaattctgaaatctGTGAGAAGAATGACAATAAGGACGTTAAAAAAGATTCCGAGGAGAAAACTGTTGATCCAA CTGCCAAGAAGGCAGAGGAAAAGTCAGACGCCacagaggaaaagaaaagcgATGCGGCAGAGAAAAAGGATGAACCTGTCAAGGACTCGGACGCTCGTTCGACCAAATCTACAAGCAAGAAGccagagagcgagagagggaaGCGCAGCAGTGACAAACGCGTTCGGTCTTGGGAACATCATAGATCTCATACACGCTCCCGGAGCAGGGAGCGACGCAGGCGCGACGATGTACTAACATTTGCTAAGATTCGG GAAGAACGGGAACGTCAGAGGTtgcgagagagggagagaataTTACGCGAGGAGGAACGGAGGCGACGAGAGGATATGGAAAGGCAGCGGGAGATCGAGCGTAGGCAGAGAGAAGAGGCTGCACGGCTCGAAAGAGAGCGTGAAAAGCTACgcagggagagagagaggatcgAGCAAGAGAAGGCGGAGCTGCTTAGATTGGAAAGAGAGCGGCAAAAGTTGGAAAGGGAAAAACTGGAGCGTGAACGACTGGAACTGAAGAGGCAGCAGATGCGGTTAGAAGAGAGCCGAAGACCTCCGCCGCCACCTTCTATCAAAAGAACATCGAGCGATAGAAGGGATCCGAGAGACCTGTACCCGGAACCGGAACGAAAACGCATCACTACCGAACACAGCCGACGTCACAGCCCCCAGAGAGTTTCCGACAGACGCACAGAGATCTTGGAAAGAGTCTCAGATAGACGATTAGATCCCTCGCCGCCTTCTAGATACGAATCGaacag TAGATCAACTCAGGATCTAGGGTTGAAGAAGGATTTTAAGAGAAGTAGCGAGTTCCCGTCCCGCAGTAGCAGGCCAGACGTATTCCCTGAGGTAACGAGAGGGAGGGAAGTAATCGTGCGACGTGAAACGATTCCTGCTCCGTCATCATCCATTGATCCTCGACAAGTGAATAAAGACAG GTATGAAAGAACTACGTCGACCACGTACGGCAGAGAGCGAGAGGTTCGAAGGTCTGAAACAGAATCCCATCGAAGTACCCGGGACGGTCACACACGCTACACCGAGAGTACAAAACCGCCCGGATCCACCGCTCCTC GTTATATCCTGAGGAATTCACCTCCTTACAAGAAATCTCATCATAAGATTATTTTGAATCGACGATGA